A stretch of Arachis hypogaea cultivar Tifrunner chromosome 15, arahy.Tifrunner.gnm2.J5K5, whole genome shotgun sequence DNA encodes these proteins:
- the LOC112750303 gene encoding UDP-glycosyltransferase 708G1-like has protein sequence MSSSSCVVHVALLPSAGMGHLTPFLRLAAMLCHHHCHVTLITPKPTVSNAESMLLSKFFSAFPQVNQLNLHLLPSSSGTANADPFFLQFDAIRRSCHLLHPLLSSLSPPLASFVYDMTLISPVLPVATAIGVPHYILFTSSASMFCFFSCFPNAAESICDSDGFDIPGFSYVSKSWIPPQLLDINAIFRKLFLEDSPKVTKLDGVFLNTFEEVESKTLKALNAGELVKDLPPVHALGPFVPCYEFEGLCETGEPLKWLDEQPDGSVLYVCFGSRTALESNQIREIGDGLLRSGFRFLWVMKGNKVDTEDEEKRLEGVLGIELVEKIIKENKGMVVKEWVDQRQILDHSAVGGFFSHCGWNSVMEAAFYGVPILGWPLAGDQKINAEFVVSNGGFGTWKKDWGWEGERLVRGEEIGDAIKELMSNESFFAKAEQVKMVARKAISIGGSSEINLHKLIEEWKKSQ, from the coding sequence ATGTCGTCTTCTTCTTGTGTTGTTCATGTGGCTCTCTTGCCAAGCGCAGGCATGGGGCATCTAACCCCGTTTCTAAGGCTTGCAGCAATGctctgccaccaccactgccacGTCACACTCATAACCCCAAAACCAACCGTTTCTAACGCTGAATCAATGCTTCTCTCAAAGTTCTTCTCTGCTTTTCCACAGGTCAACCAACTCAACCTTcaccttctcccttcttcttctggCACTGCAAATGCAGACCCTTTCTTCCTCCAATTCGACGCCATTCGCCGCTCCTGCCACCTTCTCCATCCTCTCTTGTCCTCCCTCTCTCCACCTTTGGCGTCATTTGTCTATGACATGACACTGATCTCACCTGTTCTCCCAGTTGCAACCGCCATTGGTGTTCCTCACTATATCTTGTTCACTTCCTCTGCTTCCATGTTCTGTTTCTTCTCCTGCTTCCCCAATGCAGCTGAATCCATATGTGACAGCGATGGTTTTGATATTCCAGGTTTTTCATATGTGTCCAAATCATGGATCCCTCCGCAGCTTCTTGACATAAACGCCATCTTCCGCAAGCTTTTCTTGGAAGACAGTCCTAAGGTCACAAAACTAGACGGTGTCTTCCTCAACACGTTTGAAGAGGTGGAGTCGAAGACTCTTAAGGCTCTTAACGCTGGGGAATTGGTGAAAGACTTGCCACCGGTTCATGCTCTTGGACCCTTTGTTCCCTGCTATGAGTTTGAGGGATTATGCGAAACGGGAGAGCCATTGAAGTGGCTTGATGAACAGCCTGATGGTTCTGTTCTATATGTTTGCTTTGGAAGCAGAACAGCTTTAGAAAGTAACCAAATTAGAGAGATCGGAGATGGGTTATTGAGAAGTGGATTCAGGTTTCTGTGGGTTATGAAGGGTAACAAGGTTGATACGGAAGATGAAGAGAAAAGGTTAGAAGGAGTATTAGGAATTGAGCTTGTGGAAAAGATAATAAAGGAGAATAAGGGGATGGTAGTTAAAGAATGGGTTGACCAAAGACAGATTCTTGATCATAGTGCTGTTGGAGGGTTCTTTAGTCATTGTGGTTGGAACTCAGTTATGGAAGCAGCATTTTATGGTGTTCCCATATTGGGGTGGCCTTTGGCAGGAGATCAGAAGATAAATGCAGAGTTTGTGGTGTCAAATGGAGGGTTTGGTACTTGGAAGAAGGATTGGGGTTGGGAAGGGGAAAGGTTGGTGAGAGGGGAGGAAATTGGAGACGCCATTAAAGAGTTGATGAGCAATGAGTCTTTCTTTGCCAAAGCTGAGCAGGTGAAAATGGTTGCAAGGAAGGCCATAAGTATTGGTGGAAGTTCTGAGATTAATCTTCATAAACTCATTGAGGAGTGGAAGAAGAGTCAATGA